A single Oryctolagus cuniculus chromosome 18, mOryCun1.1, whole genome shotgun sequence DNA region contains:
- the CYBA gene encoding cytochrome b-245 light chain (The RefSeq protein has 1 substitution compared to this genomic sequence), translating to MGQIEWAMWANEQALASGLILVAGGIVATAGRFTQWYFGTYAIAAGVLVCLLEYPRGSRAKGSTLERCGQRYLTAVLKLLGPLSRNYYFRAALHLALSVPAGFLLATILGTVCLVIASIIYLLAAVRGEQWTPIEPRPKERPQVGGTIKQPPSNPPPRPPVEARKKPGEEDATPAGGPPGGPRVNPIPVTDEVV from the exons ATGGGGCAGATCGAGTGGGCCATGTGGGCTAACGAGCAGGCGCTGGCGTCCGGCCTGA TCCTCGTCGCGGGAGGCATCGTGGCCACGGCAGGGCGCTTCACCCAGTGGTACTTCGGGACCTACGCCAT CGCGGCGGGGGTGCTGGTCTGCCTGCTGGAGTACCCGCGGGGCAGCAGGGCCAAGGGCTCCACCCTGGAGCGATG TGGACAGCGCTACCTGACGGCCGTGCTGAAGCTCCTGGGGCCGCTCAGCAGGAGCTACTACTTCCGCGCCGCGCTGCACCTGGC gttgTCGGTGCCTGCAGGCTTCCTCCTTGCTACCATCCTGGGGACCGTCTGCCTGGTCATTGCAAGCATCATCTACCTGCTG gctgcCGTCCGAGGCGAGCAGTGGACGCCCATCGAGCCCCGGCCCAAGGAGCGGCCGCAGGTCGGAGGTACCATTAAGCAACCGCCCAGCAACCCACCGCCCCGGCCCCCCGTGGAGGCCCGCAAGAAGCCGGGGGAGGAGGACGCGACCCCGGCCGGGGGTCCCCCAGGAGGCCCTCGGGTCAACCCCATCCCCGTGACGGACGAGGTCGTGTGA
- the CYBA gene encoding cytochrome b-245 light chain isoform X1 produces MGQIEWAMWANEQALASGLILVAGGIVATAGRFTQWYFGTYAIAAGVLVCLLEYPRGSRAKGSTLERCGQRYLTAVLKLLGPLSRSYYFRAALHLAPRAADPRLPKPLPPGCRCLQASSLLPSWGPSAWSLQASSTCWLPSEASSGRPSSPGPRSGRRSEVPLSNRPATHRPGPPWRPARSRGRRTRPRPGVPQEALGSTPSP; encoded by the exons ATGGGGCAGATCGAGTGGGCCATGTGGGCTAACGAGCAGGCGCTGGCGTCCGGCCTGA TCCTCGTCGCGGGAGGCATCGTGGCCACGGCAGGGCGCTTCACCCAGTGGTACTTCGGGACCTACGCCAT CGCGGCGGGGGTGCTGGTCTGCCTGCTGGAGTACCCGCGGGGCAGCAGGGCCAAGGGCTCCACCCTGGAGCGATG TGGACAGCGCTACCTGACGGCCGTGCTGAAGCTCCTGGGGCCGCTCAGCAGGAGCTACTACTTCCGCGCCGCGCTGCACCTGGC gcccagggctgcagacCCCAGACTGcccaagcccctccccccaggttgTCGGTGCCTGCAGGCTTCCTCCTTGCTACCATCCTGGGGACCGTCTGCCTGGTCATTGCAAGCATCATCTACCTGCTG gctgcCGTCCGAGGCGAGCAGTGGACGCCCATCGAGCCCCGGCCCAAGGAGCGGCCGCAGGTCGGAGGTACCATTAAGCAACCGCCCAGCAACCCACCGCCCCGGCCCCCCGTGGAGGCCCGCAAGAAGCCGGGGGAGGAGGACGCGACCCCGGCCGGGGGTCCCCCAGGAGGCCCTCGGGTCAACCCCATCCCCGTGA
- the MVD gene encoding diphosphomevalonate decarboxylase — MASGRPLAAVTCTAPVNIAVIKYWGKRDEELVLPINSSLSVTLHQEQLRTTTTAAVSPDFTEDRIWLNGREEDVGQPRLQACLREIRRLARERRSAQDGDVPAPSPSWKVHIASVNNFPTAAGLASSAAGYACLAYTLARVYRVDSDLSEVARRGSGSACRSLHGGFVEWQMGVQADGTDSVARPVAPESHWPELRVLILVVNAERKLTGSTVGMQTSVETSALLKFRAEAVVPARMREMTRCIQERDFQGFGQLTMRDSNQFHATCLDTFPPVFYLNDTSRRIIHLVHRFNAHHGQTKVAYTFDAGPNAVVFTLEDTVAEFVAAVRHSFPPESNGDKFVKGLQVAPALLPDDLKAALALEPTPGGIKYIISTQVGPGPQVLRDPDAHLLGSDGLPRPAA; from the exons ATGGCTTCGGGGAGGCCGCTGGCGGCCGTCACTTGTACCGCTCCGGTCAACATCGCGGTCATCAAGTACT GGGGCAAGCGGgatgaggagctggtgctgcccATCAACTCGTCCCTGAGCGTCACCCTGCACCAGGAGCAG CTAAGAaccaccaccaccgccgccgTCAGCCCGGACTTCACCGAGGACCGCATCTGGCTGAACGGCCGGGAGGAGGACGTGGGGCAGCCGCGCCTGCAGGCCTGCCTGCGGGAGA TCCGCCGCCTGGCCCGGGAGCGGAGGAGCGCACAGGATGGAGACGTGCCGGCCCCGAGCCCCAGCTGGAAGGTGCACATCGCCTCGGTGAACAACTTCCCCACCGCCGCGGGCCTGGCCTCCTCCGCCGCCGGCTACGCCTGCCTAG CCTACACCCTGGCCCGGGTCTACAGGGTGGACAGCGACCTCTCGGAGGTGGCCCGCAGGGGCTCGGGCAGCGCCTGCCGGAGCCTGCATGGGGGCTTCGTGGAGTGGCAGATGGGGGTGCAGGCTGACGGCACGGACAGTGTGGCCCGGCCCGTGGCACCCGAGTCGCACTGGCCGGAACTCCGCGTCCTCATCCTGGTG GTGAACGCGGAGAGGAAGCTGACGGGCAGCACGGTGGGCATGCAGACCAGCGTGGAGACCAGCGCCCTGCTCAAG TTCCGGGCCGAGGCGGTGGTGCCGGCGCGCATGCGGGAGATGACCCGGTGCATCCAGGAGCGGGACTTCCAGGGCTTCGGCCAGCTGACCATGAGGGACAGCAACCAGTTTCACGCCACCTGCCTGGACACCTTCCCGCCCGTCTTCTACCTCAACGACACCTCCAGGCGCATCATCCACCTGGTGCACCGCTTCAACGCCCACCACGGGCAGACCAAG GTGGCGTACACGTTTGATGCTGGCCCCAACGCCGTGGTCTTCACACTGGAGGACACCGTGGCCGAGTTTGTGGCTGCCGTGAGGCACAGCTTCCCCCCCGAGTCAAATGGCGACAA GTTCGTGAAGGGCCTGCAGGTGGCGCCTGCACTTCTCCCAGACGACCTCAAggcggcgctggccctggagcCCACGCCCGGTGGCATCAAGTACATCATCTCCACCCAG gtgGGGCCGGGGCCTCAGGTCCTGCGGGACCCCGACGCGCACCTCCTGGGCTCCGACGGCCTGCCGAGGCCCGCTGCGTGA
- the SNAI3 gene encoding zinc finger protein SNAI3: protein MPRSFLVRTHSGHRVPNYGQLEMQREASGACSACGGLVESPLPPAEDAPRTPADSPVPWPCTAALACLALPRGLHHHGAPEASGPDSLETGRVDPRPSRAPGVPLKDSLNHLNLPPALALPTRWPPILGPGGDGAPGRRLGADGVARAPGALECVHCRRPYHTLAGLARHQQLHCPLQAGRTFTCRFCGKPYGSLGALKMHLRTHTLPCACAVCGKAFSRPWLLQGHLRTHTGEKPYACSQCSRAFADRSNLRAHLQTHSDTKRYRCRGCAKAFSRMSLLTRHEEAGCRAGP, encoded by the exons ATGCCGCGCTCCTTCCTGGTGAGAACGCACTCGGGCCACAGGGTCCCCAACTACGGGCAGCTGGAGATGCAGAGAG AAGCCAGCGGCGCCTGCTCAGCCTGTGGGGGGCTGGTGGAGTCGCCCCTCCCGCCCGCCGAGGACGCCCCTCGCACGCCTGCTGACTCTCCTGTGCCCTGGCCCTGCACCGCTGCCCTGGCCTGCCTCGCCCTGCCCCGCGGGCTGCACCACCACGGAGCTCCGGAGGCCTCCGGGCCAGACTCGCTGGAGACCGGCAGGGTGGACCCTCGGCCCAGCCGGGCCCCCGGTGTGCCCCTCAAAGACAGCCTGAACCACCTCAACCTGCCCCCTGCGCTGGCGCTGCCCACGCGCTGGCCCCCGATCCTGGGCCCCGGCGGGGACGGGGCTCCTGGCAGACGGCTCGGGGCGGACGGGGTGGCCCGCGCCCCCGGGGCCCTGGAGTGTGTCCACTGCCGCAGGCCCTACCACACGCTGGCCGGGCTGGCCAGGCACCAGCAGCTGCACTGCCCCCTGCAGGCCGGACGCACCTTCACCTGCAGGTTCTGCGGCAAGCCCTACGGCAGCCTGGGCGCGCTCAAGATGCACCTGCGCACGCACACGCTGCCATGCGCCTGCGCAGTGTGCGGCAAGGCCTTctcccggccctggctgctgcagggccACCTGCGCACCCACACGG GTGAGAAGCCCTACGCCTGCTCTCAGTGTAGCAGGGCCTTCGCCGACCGCTCCAACCTGCGCGCCCACCTGCAGACACACTCGGACACCAAGAGGTACCGCTGCCGCGGCTGCGCCAAGGCCTTCTCCCGCATGTCCCTCCTGACCCGGCACGAGGAGGCCGGCTGCCGCGCCGGGCCCTGA